A DNA window from Chryseobacterium sp. MEBOG06 contains the following coding sequences:
- a CDS encoding enoyl-CoA hydratase — protein MKTEEEIFNLIKKSINLRGEFNDYHIRLSNGRFDRENMIGVYSIREGIAINQKNYKLAEQMHQLLIGLKNDSGILLKGVTIDGKNYSGMYYLSENYDKIIGYLDNELDEK, from the coding sequence ATGAAAACAGAAGAAGAAATTTTTAATTTAATAAAAAAAAGCATCAATTTACGGGGAGAATTTAACGATTATCATATAAGGTTGAGTAATGGGAGATTTGATAGGGAAAATATGATTGGGGTATATAGTATTAGAGAAGGGATAGCTATCAATCAAAAAAACTATAAACTTGCAGAGCAAATGCATCAATTACTTATTGGATTAAAAAATGATTCTGGAATTTTATTAAAGGGTGTAACTATTGATGGGAAAAATTATTCTGGGATGTATTATTTAAGTGAAAATTATGATAAAATTATTGGGTATTTAGATAATGAACTTGATGAAAAATGA